Within the Tachysurus fulvidraco isolate hzauxx_2018 chromosome 3, HZAU_PFXX_2.0, whole genome shotgun sequence genome, the region GATCTTATTTAAATCTTCCACCGATCTAAGCATGCAAAGCCTGAATGTATCTACACAAGCAGCATATCAGAAGCACAGGAAGAAGCTCTGCTATAAGACTACAAAGATCATTTCtacctaaacaaaacacagttCAAACACCAAGCGGctaaatgaacagacagacaagtgCGTAAACATTGCACATGCAACAAATATGACCCAAGTAATcaattacacaaaacaaacacaaccagATTCTGCAGATTCCAACGCAATAAGGATGAGCACTCTGTGGCCACCAATTATTTGCTGGGTTCCAACATTTCTTACTTTGACCTGctaatatttatacttattcTAAGTACTATTGAAGTGAGTTCTTTAAAtacaccttgtagtttttgagatatactcattttaaattttcaagCAAGAGGCTCAAAAATAGGCCTAGGGCTGTACAGGTTAAGGagatacactatatggccaaaggcaTGCTGACACCTGACCATAACCCCCATTTTCTCCAACTATTTCTTCAACTATTGCCACAAAGTTTAATGCACACAGTTGcacaaaatatatttgtttcctGTAGCAATAAAATTTCCCTTGACTTACTATGACAGCGCACAATACAAGGTCGCTAAACACGGGTTGCCAAGGTTGAAGTATAAGAACTCAGGGCTTTAGAAGAACTCAAAACTTTTGTAATACTGTAATTAtgatgaaaaactaaaaaagcaGTTATAAGCACGTTCCAAGAGGCAGCAAATATTTCAAGAGGTTTAAAGCCTTCATGCACTCTAAAATATAACTAACATATCTGCTACTACATTAATACTGTTCCTGTTGTAGGTCTGTGACCCGCTCCTACTACCGGAACTCAGTTGGAGGCCTGTTGGTGTTCGACGTGGGGAACCGTGCCTCGTTTGAGCATTTGAGAGACTGGTACTCTGAAGTGTGCGAGCATGTCATGCCTCACACTATGATCTTTGTGCTAGTGGGCCATAAGAGTGACCGTGAGTCAGATGGAGAGCGCACTGTCTCCAAAGGTGAGGCGGAGAAACTGGCCGCTCAACTCGGAATGCCTTACGTGGAAGCCTCATCCAAAACGGGCCAGAATATTCAAATGTGTTTTGAAGTACTGACACAGCGAATCTACAAAGGGCTGCAGAGTGGAGAGGTGAGGATGAGAGAAGGCTGGGATGGAATAAAGAGTTCAGCTCTACAAGTGCAACAATTACAGAGTCTCCAAGAGAGTGAGcaaacaaatgagaaaaaaggTTGCTGTTAGCACTTTAAAACAACCATTTATTTCCAAAGATTCCTCTAAGACACTATAATCAATATGGTGACCTGACGCTGATAATTGCCAAGTAGACTATCAAGCATTGTTCCCTAAGTACCTGTTTTCACCAGCTGGATTTCCTTTCTAAAGGAATAGGATCTTAAAGAACATATGAAAACTGCTGTTTTGAAATATATCAAGCAGGAACAAAAACCTCCTTAAAATTACAATAGCAATGTTGAAAAAACAggatttctcttttctttgttctattttttttagttttttattatgatttaggTAAAGGAAGTTTACACATACACTTACCATAACCATCTGCTTTAGAATGCAGTTACTAGATACTGTCTAGATATTATCTGTTACTAGATAGTGAAGCATACTTGAGAACTTGGAATTATACAAATGAGTTAATGCTATAAATATGTCCCTAGGAGAACGTACATGAAAATATCtaaagtagatagatagatagatagatagatagatagatagatagatagatagatagatagatagatagatagatagatagatagatagatagatagatagatagttagttagttagttagttatagAATACTGCAATGGCTTGCTTAAAGATTTCTACAAAACACGTAACTGTCATATAAAACCTTGTTGTTCCCAGGTCTTGGTTCTGGTAGGTAATTATTTTCAGGATACAATGCTGCTTCACTTGTCTCATTGCCCTGTTATAACCATATTAACATTATACTTTTCATTTTTGCTAAGAAAGGCACTTTGgggtacacactgtatacacctTTAATCTTACAATAAAAATTTTCAAAGGACAAAAATCGTGTGAAGTCGTTTACATACTGTTTCTgcacaggaaaaaaacatgtttttaaatatatttcagatCTGATTAAGAGATTTTTGAATTGAAGTCTATAAGAACGATAAAAGACAAGTTGATCTTGTTGTGCAAGAAATTTGGCTTAGCAGTTTCTTACATActaaattatattacattttggtctctttttattttcattgttatgGACACCgctaatgcatttttttatctGACAATGTTATTAGTAATGCACGCACACTCTAATATACACAAAAGTATGTGTACACCTGCCTCTGATCCACGTGTGCTCATCGAACATCACATTCTCTAAATGGCCTGGCATCCATACGGACTAACCAACATTTCTTTCACGCTTCTCAATCAGATTGTAAAGGTAAAAGTAAGAGTTCAGTTACTTGTATTTTTCTCTCCTTGAGGGTTCTCAGTTGCTTCTAGGtgtcaatgagtgtgtgtggtgcacaATCTGCCATCCCATCCCATGTGTATTTTCATCTCAAGCCCCATGTTCCTGAAATAGACACCAAATCTACCATGACCCTTATCAGactaaagcagttactgaagatgaataaacaaataaaaccatgtGAAACCACCTATTAGGACAAGCTAAATGGCTGATAACTGTAACTTAGCAAAAAGGTTCAATGTTTCTGCTTGTTACTGATCACATTTAGATAAgataaactaaataataaagtagGTGATGATGTTACATTGCATTTTGCCTTACATACACGAGTTAACTCTGCTTTAGCTTCCTCTTTTTCACTTCGTTTTGTTCCGTCTTTCTCTGTTGACTTCCTCATTGGTAAGACCTCTTTATTCAGTCAGTGCATTCATTTAAACAATTCATCCACACCACAGACCTTCTGAAGAGAAGAGGTATATTTAGGAAGGTTTAAATTTTGATAAATTTGTCACAGATACTGTGGGATGGTCAAAATGTGGGTAAAAAATGATCTGCTTATCTAATTGGCTCTGTGCTCAGTGGAGTCGGTTCATGCCAGGGATCATTAAATTAAACTGATGCAGCAGTCACTGTGAAGGTCATTGCTGTTATAGCGATTGGACGGATGGTAAGAAAAGGCACTGGGGAAGTCCTGTAAGCAGGTTTCATGGGTAATAGGTGTACCCAGGTCATTTTTTAACCGTCATGTGTGTCATGTAgtcaaaaaaaagacaacaacaaaaacaaaactctatTGCCATGCCTGGAGAAGAAAAAGCAGAATGTCCATGTCACAGGGAGTTCAGTGGAAGATGATGCAACTATAAAGACAACACCTAAACAGGTAGCTCCAGTATTTTCAGTACATAGAACAGGGAGAAACACagagtatttacattttttctccttttcatgTATAAAacaattgttaaataaaaaatgcaaatctCTGGATGCTATATAAAATGAAGTCAGGTGGATATTTACTACATCCAACAGCAAATGAATGGTCACATTATTGCTAAAATGTATGGAATCAAGCCTcaaattggtaaaaaaaaaaaaaaaaaaaaaaaccctttagaTCAACGTGCCAATAGAATTTCAATATTCACTTGCAAATTTAAGGATTTAGAGTTGATTGCGTCAATGCTAGGCGATGGCTCACAATTACGCCAGACGAACAAAGAagcagtgacatcatcacaacaatACAAGCACAACAGATCCTGGATTAGAGTTCGTCTCTTCTTATAGTAGCTTTACTATTTATCTGTTTACGGTTTGTTTCTCCTTCATGTAACTCCATCTTAATCTCATCACATCTATCAACACACTACAGTCTTCTACTCGTGGAAAATCATTCAAGGTCTCACACTGAGCAATTTATTAACCCAATAAATATAGTAATATCTCATTCACTCGGGTTCAGTAAACTGCTTTATCATGATCAGGGAtgtggtggatctggagcctggGTGTGAGATGATGAATGCATCCCGAATGACACTCCAGTTCGTCACaaggcaacacacacatttattcagaCCCAAAGGCAATTTAGAGTAACCAATCCATCTAGcagaaaatatcattttgtGGAGGCGTGAGAAAACTGCACAacctagataaaaaaaaaaattaaaaaaaaaacacaaaagaacatggggaaactccacacaaggaacctgagctcaggaAGCAAGAATGGACTCAGGAGCTATGATATggcaatgttcttttttttttctctcttttatcttGTGCTTAAATggatgtttattacatttacagcttaaTCAAGTGACAAATGTACATATATTCTTTAATACAACTTAataattaagggttaagggtcttgcttaaATTAGTAATACATGAATCCTAGTCAATGAAGAAACCTACTCTGCCTGGTGATAACTGGGATTCACTAAGCTCTGATATATAACCAAACCGTGTTGCTCAATATTCAAGACCCAGAACCTAATTTAAAGTACCTCCACACTGGAACTAGGttgtttttgtgcatttttttatcatgcgctcctcttcctctttgtgCAAATGACTGAGAGTTGAAAACTTGCTTCACTCGTGTTTAATCGCTGTTGTCATCATAGCAGCTTTAGGGAACTATCATCTATCCCATCTTCTGTAGGCCTGTAGGATATGTCTTTAATTTCTTAACACACTTTATACAGCATTGTATGGGACATGTATGGGAAGCATGTAGATAgtcaaatcattttatttttgggaaagaaaaaaaaaagacaagcttATTTTACAAACCCCCCcggggaaaaaaaaccttctgaCAACCGTGGTTATTGTTGGCTAAACACTATGACTGCAGTACTGTGAAACAAATCCTACATCAGGACTACATACAACAAACACTGCAAAAACACATGCCGTGTGTGACACTTTGCACTCACAAAGCAAATCAAACGTGTAGAACACTTAATATAatgcgcaaaaaaaaaacctacaataGACCAATGTTAAAGTACTAAGAAAAGTACTGCATTATAGTGAAGTCCCTGATGGAACATAATACAGCTCCAATACAGAAAGCCTCAATACACCACCATGACAAGCACAACTACCATCAATCGTATAATAGCATTTCTGCGCGCTATTTTACAGAAATGAATATTAACATTCACTCACCCAAGCAAACAAAATGTCAGATTTATTAGTAAGAATATTGAGGAGGAAAACCTAGCTGAGTTAGCTAGAACAGAATAGCAATTTGGGATGCAATTTAAATTGCTATGCAACCAACATGTTAAAGGTTAATTGAGTATCAGTGTTTACTGTAGAAGCAAATAATAGCACCTTAATTTGACAGACACTGAGTGAGCCATTAAACGGGCAGATAAGCCATCGCAAAACAATTTTGTCAAAGgcattgcaaataaaaaaatacataaagcaaTTTTAACAAAAGTTAACTGTGCCCAATTCTTCTTATTAAGCCACAAACTTATATTTCCCTTCTAAGTAATGACCAAATCATCTCTGACTCAATTGCTTGACGTCCTTTTGTGCACATTTACGTTGTGAATCAAACTCACTGTGTGCCCAGAAGTTTATTCTATACAACTACAGATTGTAATCAactgtttgtttaaaatcaaATGCTCTAATTTGCCCAAGAGATAATGTTCTccagaaataagaaatataaaaaggtGTAATGATTATGACGTCATGAcagatgtttaaaaatatataaatatatgaatggCCACAGTGAGCTGATCCAgtcatcatgtttttttgttttttttgtgctgcGTTTGAGATCTATTAAAGATTTTAGGATCATAacagtttagtttattttaatcattccAAGAAC harbors:
- the rab42b gene encoding ras-related protein Rab-42b → MDLTLWHYQFRVIMLGDSTVGKSSMLKRYTENQFLEYINETVGVDFYVHFLEVEPGMMVKLQFWDTAGQERFRSVTRSYYRNSVGGLLVFDVGNRASFEHLRDWYSEVCEHVMPHTMIFVLVGHKSDRESDGERTVSKGEAEKLAAQLGMPYVEASSKTGQNIQMCFEVLTQRIYKGLQSGEVRMREGWDGIKSSALQVQQLQSLQESEQTNEKKGCC